The following coding sequences are from one Nilaparvata lugens isolate BPH chromosome 6, ASM1435652v1, whole genome shotgun sequence window:
- the LOC120351912 gene encoding uncharacterized protein LOC120351912, with translation MSEEIQKLKSKIENNTVVESSLKPIEVGNKIEECCLENKQSYSEVLKSASKNNSRTNNIREGRVLLLTSSHRRECSNILDKTLKHRYNIQSFYKPGAPIKAVVESAREQTKDFGKNDFLIVLGGSNNINEPNLDHLPEVTEKINDVPLSLKTNVIISTIASRFDRPELNQTISQTNIAIHKTINNQKNKNSKQLGVCFLNERLERENFTNHGLHLNRSGKVIFCKRLAEMIESRLQSSRTSLVTEPFLVKWLKTGRGN, from the coding sequence ATGTCGGAAGAAATACAGAAActaaaatcaaaaattgaaaataatactgtTGTTGAATCTTCATTGAAACCAATTGAAGTGggaaataaaatagaagaatGTTGTTTAGAGAATAAACAAAGTTACAGTGAGGTTTTAAAGTCTGcatcaaaaaataattcaaggaCGAATAATATAAGGGAAGGTCGAGTCTTGCTTCTCACATCAAGCCATCGTCGAGAATGCAGTAACATACTTGATAAAACACTAAAACATAGATATAACATTCAAAGTTTTTACAAGCCTGGTGCACCAATAAAAGCAGTCGTTGAGTCAGCAAGAGAGCAAACAAAAGACTTCGGCAAGAATGATTTTCTTATAGTGCTGGGCGGTTCAAATAACATAAATGAACCAAACCTGGACCACCTTCCTGAAGTAACTGAGAAAATAAATGACGTTCCACTCAGTCTGAAAACAAACGTAATTATAAGCACGATTGCAAGTAGATTTGACAGGCCAGAACTGAATCAAACGATTAGCCAAACAAATATAGCAATTCACAAAACTATAAACAaccagaaaaacaaaaattctaaACAGTTGGGGGTATGTTTCTTGAATGAGAGGTTGGAAAGAGAAAACTTTACCAACCATGGactgcatctaaatcgatccgGCAAAGTAATATTCTGTAAAAGGTTAGCAGAGATGATTGAAAGCCGTCTGCAATCCTCTCGAACTTCACTCGTTACTGAGCCTTTtttagtaaaatggctcaaaaCTGGGAGGGGGAATTAG